In one Silene latifolia isolate original U9 population chromosome 10, ASM4854445v1, whole genome shotgun sequence genomic region, the following are encoded:
- the LOC141606407 gene encoding importin subunit beta-1-like codes for MVMEITQVLLNAQSVDGTVRKHAEETLKQFQEQNLPSFLLSLAGELSNEEKPAESRKLAGLILKNALDAKDQHRKFELVQRWLALDLGVKNQIKAFLIQSLSSLVYEARSTASQVVAKVAGIELPQKQWPELIASLLANIHQIPPHVKQATLETLGYLCEEVSPDVVDQDQVNKILTAVVQGMNANEVNGEVRLAATHALYNALGFAQANFNNDMERDYIMRVVCEATLSTDVKIRQAAFECVVAISSAYYEKLAPYIQDIFNITAKAVREDEEPVALQAIEFWSSICDEEIDILEEYRGEFLGDSDIPCFYFIKQALPALVPMLLETLLKQEEDQDQDEGAWNIAMAGGTCLGLVTRTVTDDIVPLVMPFIEENITKPDWRQREAATYAFGSILEGPAPEKLTAIVNVALNFMLTALTNDPNTHVKDTTAWTLGRIFEFLHVAAAIETPIITSANCQSIVTVLLQAMKDAPNVAEKACGALYFLAQGFEDVGPSSPITPYFKEIVQSLLTVSHREDAGESRLRTAAYETLNEVVRCSTDETVALVFELVPVIMTELHKTLESQNISPDGKQGELQGLLCGCLQVIIQKLSSSEPTRVVLLQYADQIMQLFLGVFTCRSATVHEEAMLGIGALAYAAGPEFAKYMTQFYKYLEMGLQNFEEYQVCAITVGVVGDLCRAMEDKILPYCDGIMTQLLKDLSSNQLHRSVKPPIFSCFGDIALAIGENFEKYLMYAMPMLQSAADLSSQTAGADDEMLDYTNLLRNGILEAYSGILQGFKNTAKSQLLLPHARHILTFIDSIYQEKDMDDAVMKTAIGVLGDLADTLATGAGPLIQQFSVCRELLNECLSSDDDSIKQSAEWAKLAISQAISV; via the exons ATGGTGATGGAAATCACACAAGTGCTTTTAAATGCTCAGTCAGTTGATGGTACGGTTCGGAAGCATGCGGAAGAAACTCTCAAGCAATTTCAGGAGCAGAACCTCCCTAGCTTCTTGTTATCTCTTGCAGGAGAGCTATCTAACGAAGAGAAGCCAGCTGAATCCCGAAAATTAGCAGGGCTTATTCTTAAAAATGCATTGGATGCGAAGGATCAACATAGGAAGTTTGAGCTTGTACAGAGATGGTTAGCTCTTGATTTGGGAGTGAAAAATCAGATTAAGGCCTTCTTGATTCAGTCCTTGTCTTCGCTTGTGTACGAGGCTCGTTCAACTGCATCCCAAGTGGTTGCCAAGGTTGCAGGCATTGAGTTACCCCAAAAACAATGGCCCGAGCTGATCGCTTCTCTATTAGCAAATATTCACCAAATTCCACCTCATGTAAAACAAGCTACCTTAGAGACACTTGGATATTTGTGTGAGGAGGTCTCTCCTGATGTTGTAGATCAGGATCAAGTTAATAAAATCCTCACAGCCGTCGTCCAAGGTATGAATGCTAATGAGGTAAACGGTGAAGTTAGGCTTGCTGCTACCCATGCATTGTATAATGCTTTGGGCTTTGCCCAGGCTAACTTTAACAATGATATGGAGCGAGATTATATCATGAGGGTTGTTTGTGAGGCAACTTTATCTACTGATGTGAAGATACGGCAAGCTGCTTTTGAATGCGTGGTTGCTATATCATCTGCTTATTATGAGAAGCTGGCTCCTTACATTCAGGATATCTTTAATATCACTGCAAAGGCTGTACGGGAAGATGAAGAACCAGTTGCCCTACAAGCGATTGAGTTTTGGAGCTCAATCTGTGATGAGGAGATTGACATTCTTGAAGAATATAGAGGTGAATTTTTAGGTGACTCGGATATTCCttgcttttattttattaaacAAGCTCTCCCTGCTCTTGTACCAATGTTGTTGGAGACACTCCTCAAGCAAGAGGAGGATCAAGATCAGGATGAAGGAGCTTGGAACATTGCCATGGCAGGGGGGACTTGCCTAGGCCTTGTTACAAGAACTGTAACCGATGATATTGTGCCTCTTGTGATGCCATTTATTGAAGAGAATATCACGAAACCTGATTGGAGACAGCGAGAGGCAGCAACATATGCCTTTGGGTCTATTTTGGAGGGGCCTGCGCCTGAGAAATTAACAGCAATCGTCAATGTTGCTTTGAACTTCATGCTCACTGCATTGACAAATGATCCAAACACCCATGTGAAGGATACCACAGCGTGGACTCTTGGTCGAATCTTTGAATTTCTGCATGTAGCAGCAGCCATAGAAACTCCTATTATCACTTCTGCCAACTGTCAGTCGATTGTGACTGTTCTTTTGCAAGCGATGAAAGATGCACCTAATGTTGCTGAGAAGGCCTGTGGTGCTCTTTACTTTCTTGCTCAAGGGTTTGAGGATGTGGGCCCATCGTCACCTATAACTCCTTATTTCAAGGAGATTGTCCAGTCCCTTCTCACTGTCAGTCACAGGGAAGATGCAGGGGAGTCGCGCTTGAGAACTGCAGCCTATGAAACACTGAATGAGGTGGTGAGGTGCTCAACTGATGAAACGGTTGCCTTGGTGTTTGAGCTAGTTCCTGTCATTATGACAGAACTGCACAAAACTCTCGAATCTCAGAATATCTCACCTGATGGGAAACAGGGAGAACTACAAGGTCTTTTGTGTGGATGCTTACAGGTGATCATTCAGAAGCTAAGTTCTTCAGAGCCAACCCGAGTCGTTCTTTTACAGTATGCTGATCAAATTATGCAACTCTTTCTGGGTGTGTTTACATGTAGAAGTGCCACAGTGCATGAAGAGGCCATGTTAGGAATCGGTGCTCTTGCCTATGCTGCGGGCCCCGAATTTGCCAAATATATGACTCAGTTCTATAAGTATTTGGAAATGGGTCTACAAAATTTTGAGGAATACCAAGTGTGTGCTATCACTGTTGGTGTTGTTGGAGATTTATGCAGGGCAATGGAAGATAAGATACTACCTTATTGTGATGGGATTATGACTCAACTTCTCAAGGACTTGTCAAGCAATCAACTTCACAGATCAGTGAAGCCTCCTATATTCTCATGCTTTGGAGACATAGCTCTTGCAATTGGCGAGAACTTTGAGAAATATCTGATGTATGCTATGCCAATGCTTCAGAGTGCAGCAGATCTGTCTAGTCAGACAGCTGGTGCTGACGATGAAATGCTGGACTACACCAATCTGTTGAGAAATGGAATTTTGGAAGCTTATTCGGGAATTCTTCAAGGCTTTAAGAACACGGCAAAATCACAGCTCCTACTTCCCCATGCGCGTCATATACTTACATTTATTGACAGCATATACCAGGAGAAAGACAT GGATGATGCTGTCATGAAGACTGCCATTGGAGTCCTAGGTGACCTTGCAGATACGCTGGCTACCGGTGCAGGCCCTTTAATTCAACAGTTCTCAGTATGCAGGGAGTTGTTGAATGAATGCTTATCATctgatgatgattcaattaaacAGTCTGCTGAATGGGCCAAGTTGGCCATCAGTCAAGCGATTTCCGTATGA
- the LOC141606409 gene encoding pentatricopeptide repeat-containing protein At3g22670, mitochondrial-like gives MLSSRKILKLSLLFWPRKVAPLKGFCPKVASRNSFTYASFCTAPESPELPDWIKYCEHGNPSTNRDDFVLPKIAAWAESRKVNGDHTKLVKHIAAEIVDSDLNKLCEILKEGFDSVDAVGGALSECDRIQLSESLVLKVLLRFRHDWIPSFRFFNWAKQQEGYLHTENCYNMMVDILGMSKNFEMMWELIEEMNKLGGLVSMATMSKAMRRLAKCGKHDEVVEAFDKFERFGLIRQTAALNLIIEVLVKASNVECAQKVYIQFKDKIQPSSHTFNILVNGWCRAKKPIEAEQAMAEMVKYGYQPDVYTYTCLVEYYCDKKDFRKVDAILDDMRQKGCPPNVVTYTIIMRALGNAKDTAKAIEVCDEMNQSGCVPDASFYSALIHVLSESGKFMDACNIFKNMPKGVPDVLTYNTMIGAACKHSREEYAFELLKDMEEASCIPDVKTYTILLKMCCQKKRMKVLNYLLADMFTKGVSLDLSGYCLLVNQLCKSGKLEHACSFFEQMVFKGMVPWGNTYKLLIGKLEEKGMIKAKRQIENLMQKGKK, from the coding sequence ATGTTGTCGAGTCGCAAGATTCTTAAGCTTTCTTTACTCTTTTGGCCTCGAAAAGTTGCACCTCTGAAAGGCTTTTGTCCAAAGGTTGCTAGTCGAAATAGCTTCACGTATGCTTCCTTTTGCACTGCTCCAGAGTCACCTGAGCTACCTGACTGGATTAAGTATTGCGAGCATGGTAACCCTTCTACCAATAGAGATGATTTTGTTTTGCCTAAAATTGCTGCATGGGCTGAATCACGGAAGGTAAATGGCGATCATACCAAACTGGTCAAGCACATAGCTGCTGAGATTGTGGATAGTGATCTTAATAAGCTCTGTGAGATTTTAAAGGAAGGATTTGATTCGGTTGATGCTGTTGGCGGTGCTCTCTCAGAATGTGATCGAATTCAGTTATCCGAGAGTTTGGTGCTGAAAGTTTTGTTGAGATTTCGTCATGATTGGATCCCTTCGTTTAGGTTTTTCAATTGGGCTAAACAACAAGAGGGTTATTTGCACACAGAAAATTGTTATAACATGATGGTTGATATATTGGGAATGTCAAAGAACTTTGAAATGATGTGGGAGTTGATTGAAGAGATGAACAAATTGGGTGGTTTAGTTTCCATGGCCACAATGTCCAAGGCAATGAGAAGGCTTGCCAAATGTGGGAAACACGATGAAGTTGTTGAAGCATTTGATAAATTTGAGCGCTTTGGTTTGATAAGACAAACTGCTGCACTGAACCTGATAATAGAAGTGTTGGTCAAAGCGAGCAACGTTGAGTGTGCTCAGAAAGTGTATATACAGTTCAAGGATAAAATACAGCCGAGTAGTCACACGTTTAATATCTTGGTTAATGGTTGGTGTAGGGCCAAGAAACCTATTGAAGCCGAACAAGCTATGGCGGAGATGGTGAAGTATGGATATCAACCTGATGTGTATACATACACTTGCTTGGTTGAATACTATTGTGACAAAAAGGACTTCCGAAAGGTTGATGCAATTTTGGATGATATGAGACAAAAAGGTTGCCCTCCTAATGTGGTGACTTATACTATTATTATGCGTGCCTTAGGCAATGCAAAGGATACAGCTAAAGCCATTGAAGTTTGTGATGAAATGAATCAAAGCGGGTGTGTTCCTGATGCTAGCTTTTATAGTGCCTTGATTCATGTTCTTAGCGAATCTGGGAAATTCATGGATGCATGCAATATTTTTAAGAATATGCCAAAAGGTGTCCCCGATGTCTTGACATACAATACCATGATTGGTGCTGCTTGTAAGCATTCAAGAGAAGAATATGCTTTTGAGTTGCTGAAAGATATGGAGGAGGCATCTTGCATACCTGATGTCAAAACCTATACAATTTTGTTGAAAATGTGTTGTCAGAAGAAGAGGATGAAGGTGCTCAACTACCTACTAGCCGACATGTTTACAAAAggtgttagtcttgacctctcAGGTTATTGCCTTCTGGTGAATCAGCTTTGTAAAAGTGGAAAACTAGAGCATGCATGTTCGTTTTTTGAACAAATGGTGTTCAAGGGAATGGTTCCTTGGGGTAACACATACAAATTGTTGATAGGAAAACTCGAGGAGAAAGGTATGATAAAGGCTAAGCGACAGATAGAGAATTTAATGCAGAAGGGAAAGAAGTGA
- the LOC141609368 gene encoding uncharacterized protein LOC141609368 has product MPKAVVVYGILATAFLLLLYLSPPSHNSQNGAHHIRIGRRLTGFGPHFDPFVSKIEHDLQEKGLNVDVDDYLNDDNSLKNNVDKIDEGDQIYFKEDGRLNLSMRLIILFPMIDNGPRDGFVGFKELEAWIIMQAQEKLDYTTRKMFLAHDKNLDGFISFNEYFPHFTINDLNENSMEYGKAGWWMEQFKNADADQDNVLSFKEFKDLLHPEDSINNTKVEEWFLRQKIRRMDENNDGNLSFEEFRDKAYDTFKSYYEFSSGDNYVPSPELQFADIDLNRDRLLTIQELKHIKRFLFPGELDHASYYSTYLIKEVDDNHDGKLSIEEILNHEHKFYNCVYVGDDEDDYYHDEF; this is encoded by the exons ATGCCGAAGGCGGTGGTTGTCTACGGCATTTTAGCCACcgccttcctcctcctcctctacctTTCCCCTCCCTCCCACAATTCCCAAAATGGGGCCCACCACATTCGAATTGGCCGACGTTTAACCGGGTTTGGCCCACATTTTGACCCTTTTGTATCGAAAATCGAGCACGATTTACAAGAAAAAGGATTAAATGTAGATGTTGATGATTATTTGAATGATGATAAttcattgaaaaataatgtggaTAAAATTGATGAGGGTGATcaaatttattttaaggaggATGGGAGGTTAAATTTGTCAATGAGGTTGATAATTTTGTTTCCAATGATTGATAATGGGCCTAGAGATGGATTTGTTGGGTTTAAGGAGCTTGAGGCTTGGATCATCATGCAAGCCCAAGAAAAATTGGACTATACCACAAGGAAAATGTTTTTGGCCCATGATAAAAATCTTGATGGGTTCATTTCTTTTAATGAGTATTTTCCTCATTTTACAATTAATGATTTGA ATGAGAACTCGATGGAATATGGTAAAGCTGGGTGGTGGATGGAACAGTTTAAAAATGCAGATGCTGATCAAGATAATGTTTTAAGCTTTAAAGAGTTTAAAGA TTTGTTGCACCCAGAAGATAGTATAAATAACACAAAAGTTGAAGAATGGTTTTTGCGACAAAAAATCAG AAGAATGGATGAAAACAATGACGGAAATTTAAGCTTTGAAGAATTTCGTGATAAAGCATATGATACATTCAAGAGCTACTATGAATTTAGTTCAGGTGACAATTATGTTCCATCGCCAGAATTACAATTCGCTGACATTGATCTAAACAGAGATAG ATTATTGACGATTCAAGAGTTGAAGCATATAAAACGTTTTCTCTTCCCAGGAGAATTGGATCATGCTTCATATTACAGTACATATTTAATAAAAGAG GTTGATGATAACCATGATGGAAAATTATCGATCGAAGAAATATTAAAtcatgaacataaattttataattgTGTTTATGTtggagatgatgaagatgattattaTCATGATGAATTTTGA